In one window of Pseudooceanicola aestuarii DNA:
- a CDS encoding 2-hydroxyacid dehydrogenase gives MPNILFAAGPRMWETYRSPLKTALDAAGIAHDLRTDFAPDQVDYIVYAPSSTLQDFRPYTRTKAVLNLWAGVEGIVGNDTLTQPLARMVDHGLRQGMTEWVTGQVLRHHLDIDYFLARQSGDWAPKVPPLAQDRPVALLGLGELGQACAGALGAIGFPLRGWSRNPKSLPGIETFHGPRGLTECLSQAATVVLLLPLTPSTENLLNATTLAALPAGAVIVNPGRGGLIDDAALLAALDAGRITHATLDVFRQEPLPADHPYWANPRVTVTPHIASETRPDTASQVIAENIVRAEAGQPLLHRVDREQGY, from the coding sequence ATGCCCAATATCCTGTTCGCCGCCGGTCCCCGCATGTGGGAGACCTATCGCAGCCCGCTGAAAACCGCGCTGGACGCCGCCGGCATCGCCCATGACCTGCGCACCGATTTCGCGCCCGACCAGGTGGACTACATCGTTTACGCGCCGTCCTCGACCTTGCAGGATTTCCGCCCTTATACCCGGACAAAGGCGGTTCTGAACCTCTGGGCCGGAGTGGAAGGCATCGTCGGCAACGATACCCTGACCCAGCCGCTGGCCCGGATGGTCGATCACGGGCTGCGGCAGGGCATGACGGAATGGGTGACCGGCCAGGTGCTGCGCCACCACCTGGACATCGATTATTTCCTGGCCCGGCAATCCGGCGACTGGGCCCCCAAGGTGCCGCCGCTGGCCCAGGACCGTCCCGTCGCCCTCCTGGGGCTGGGTGAACTGGGGCAGGCCTGCGCGGGCGCGTTGGGGGCGATTGGCTTTCCGCTCAGAGGGTGGAGCCGCAATCCCAAGTCCCTGCCGGGTATCGAGACGTTTCACGGCCCACGGGGCCTGACCGAATGCCTGTCGCAGGCCGCGACGGTCGTGCTGCTGCTGCCGCTGACCCCGTCGACGGAGAACCTGCTGAACGCCACGACCCTGGCCGCCCTGCCCGCCGGGGCGGTGATCGTGAACCCGGGGCGCGGCGGGCTGATCGACGACGCGGCGCTGCTGGCGGCGCTGGACGCGGGCCGGATCACCCATGCCACGCTGGATGTCTTCCGGCAGGAGCCCCTGCCCGCCGATCATCCCTATTGGGCCAACCCGCGCGTCACGGTGACGCCGCATATCGCGTCGGAGACGCGGCCCGATACCGCCTCGCAAGTGATCGCCGAAAACATCGTCCGTGCCGAGGCCGGGCAGCCGCTGCTGCATCGCGTCGACCGCGAACAGGGCTACTGA